The genomic stretch TCTTCGAGGATGGTGACGGTGCCGGCGATGCCGTCGATGGCGATGAGGTCGCCGGTGCGGATGCGGGTGGTGCCCTGGCGGACGTTGACGACGGCGGGGAGGCCGTATTCGCGGGCGACGGTGCTGCCGTGGCTGAGGGCGCTGCCCATATCGACGACCAGCCCTGCGGCGAGCGCGAAGAGCGGCGTCCAGCCGGCATCGGTGACGGGCGCGACGAGGATTTCGCCGGGCTGGAGCGGGCCATCGACCTGGGGGTCGAGGATGACGCGGGCACGCCCGGTGACGCGGCCGGGGCTGACGGGCGTGCCTTTCAGGACATCGCCGGCGTGGCCGGCTTCGGCGGGAGGCAGGGGCACCGGTCGGCCGCGGAACCGCTCGGGGAGGATGACGTGACGGTTGCGCTCGTATTCGCGGCGCCGGGCGAGGACGCGTGCGGAGAGGTCGACGCGGAGGCCGTTGGCGAGGACGTTTGAGAGCTCTTCGTGGGACAGGAAGAAGATGTCGTCGGGCTCGCGGATGACGCCGAGGTCGAGGAGGCGGGCCTGGATGGCGGCGAGGTGCCAGTCGCCGAGGCGTGCGGCGCGCACGAGGATGGACTTGGTTCGCTCGCGGAGGGCGACCCAGCCCTGTGCGCGGGGCAGGAGCCAGCGGAAGAGGCGGCGCCGGGCGAACCCAAGGCGGGCGTCGATTTCGCGGGTGAGGGCGAGGCGTTCGGCCTCCTGGCGGGCGAGGACGGCGGGCGGGGCGTGGCCGGGGTCGATGTCGAGGTAGGAGGCGACCATGTTGACGACGGGGGCGGGGTCCCACCGCCAGGTTTTCGCGGCGACCTCCATTTCGTGGAGACCGCGGTGGCCGTGGCGCTCGATGAAGGCGGTGAAGCGCTGCTGCCAGGGGGCCGGGAGGGCGGGGTCGCGGGGGTCGAAGCCGGGCTCACGGAGGCGGCCGGCGATGCCGGTCTCGATGGCGACGCGGGAGAGCTCCCAGAGGTCGAGGCTGATGCGGGCGCTTTCGACGCCGGGGAGGCCAGTGAAGAGGGTGGGCACGCGGCCTTCGGCTTCGTCGCCGAGGACGGGTCGGACGAGCGCGAGGACGTTGTCGTAGCCGGCGCCGGCGACGCCGGTGACGCGGAGATGGACGCGCGAGATGCGGGCGGCGAAGTCGAGGATCCGCTCGCGGTAGCGCTGGAGTTCGGCGGAGGAGAGGGCGTAGGGGTCGACGGCGCGGACCTTCTGTTCGGCGTCGAGGACGGCGCGCTCTGCGCGGTCGGCCTGTTTGTCGAGCGTGGCCATGAGGCGGAGCATGCGGGGCGCGGTGAGGAGGCGGCGGCGCCAGGTGGTGAAGCGCGGGAGGGGCGTCCGCCAGCCGTCTTCGATGGGGCCGCCGAGGTACTGCTGCTCGAGGGCGCCTTCGCGGAAGCCGAGGACGCGGGAGGCGACGAGGCGGGTGGCCTCCATATTGAGGAAGGCGCGGTTGTAGAAGCAGCCCATGAAGACGGGGTTTTCGTCGCGGGCGAGGAGGCCAAGCTCGTGGTAGTCCTCGGTATACGCGCGGGGGACGGTCTGGTTGAAGGTGGTGATGGTCAGCGGCGTGAGGAGCCCGGGGAGGATCTCCTGGACGTTGGCGCTGGTCCAGAGGTCGGCATCGGAGGTGGGGGTATCGAATTCGTTGTACCAGCCGCCGAGGCCATCGGGCTTCGGGGCCGTGGCAGCAGCGGTGGTGATGGGCCGGGACTGGAGGAGCCAGAGTTTCCCGCGGTCGTCGAGGGCGAATTCGATGTCCTGGGGGCCGCCGAAGAGGTCCTCGGCGCGGAGGGCGGCGCGGACGATGGCGGTGACCTGGTCGTCGCTGAGCACGGGGGCGTCGGCCGGGCGTTCGAGGATGGCGAGGGAATCCCGGTGGACGACGAACCGCTGGCCCTCGGCCTGGCCGGAGACGAGGGCATCGCCGAGGCCCCGGACGGCTTCGACGACGACATGGTCGCGGCTGCCGGTGACGGGGTCGATGGAAAAAGCGACGCCGGCGGCGACGGCGGGGACCATGCGCTGGACGACGACGGCCATCTGCGCTTCGGCGGCAGCCCCGGCGGCCTGGCGGTAGGCGCGGGCGGATTCGGAGTGGGCGGAGGCGAGACAGCGGGCGACGGCATCGAGGAAGGCATCGCCGCCGCGGACGCCGAGCACGGTTTCGTGCTGGCCGGCGAAGGAGGCAGCGGCGCCGTCTTCGTCCGGGGCGGAGGAGCGGACGGCGAC from Tepidiforma thermophila encodes the following:
- a CDS encoding PEP/pyruvate-binding domain-containing protein yields the protein MTLHLPWLRDADPANRARYGGKGASLAALVRASFDVPDGFIIPVDVARQLQGAPAEWPPALRRELLARLAALVPDYEPVAVRSSAPDEDGAAASFAGQHETVLGVRGGDAFLDAVARCLASAHSESARAYRQAAGAAAEAQMAVVVQRMVPAVAAGVAFSIDPVTGSRDHVVVEAVRGLGDALVSGQAEGQRFVVHRDSLAILERPADAPVLSDDQVTAIVRAALRAEDLFGGPQDIEFALDDRGKLWLLQSRPITTAAATAPKPDGLGGWYNEFDTPTSDADLWTSANVQEILPGLLTPLTITTFNQTVPRAYTEDYHELGLLARDENPVFMGCFYNRAFLNMEATRLVASRVLGFREGALEQQYLGGPIEDGWRTPLPRFTTWRRRLLTAPRMLRLMATLDKQADRAERAVLDAEQKVRAVDPYALSSAELQRYRERILDFAARISRVHLRVTGVAGAGYDNVLALVRPVLGDEAEGRVPTLFTGLPGVESARISLDLWELSRVAIETGIAGRLREPGFDPRDPALPAPWQQRFTAFIERHGHRGLHEMEVAAKTWRWDPAPVVNMVASYLDIDPGHAPPAVLARQEAERLALTREIDARLGFARRRLFRWLLPRAQGWVALRERTKSILVRAARLGDWHLAAIQARLLDLGVIREPDDIFFLSHEELSNVLANGLRVDLSARVLARRREYERNRHVILPERFRGRPVPLPPAEAGHAGDVLKGTPVSPGRVTGRARVILDPQVDGPLQPGEILVAPVTDAGWTPLFALAAGLVVDMGSALSHGSTVAREYGLPAVVNVRQGTTRIRTGDLIAIDGIAGTVTILEEPPAA